In Rhodopirellula islandica, a single window of DNA contains:
- a CDS encoding zinc-binding dehydrogenase, with protein sequence MQSAAVVNYAPEPNSVEIREVDRPEIGPQDVLLEVSHVGVCGSDLHQWTAHHSWPVNYPVVLGHEFGGHVAEIGNDVEGWKEGDRVVSETAAIIDSNNPMSRRGLYNLDPTRKGFGYGVDGAMTRYVRVPSRILHRVPDSLAFEHACLTEPCCVAYNAVVRNARIEPGDRVVVMGPGTIGILCAAMARLCGAEVALVGLESDCHRLNIAVEHYGCQGIVGDPSGWANERDGLGCDGVIDAAGSSATLEIAMQVVRPAGWISKVGWGPQPLGYNLDPLVQKNVTLQGSFSHNWPIWERVLALLTSGQLNVQPIIGGIWPIDQWQTAFEKMHRGEVVKSVLQPI encoded by the coding sequence ATGCAATCCGCCGCGGTAGTGAACTACGCTCCCGAACCGAACTCCGTTGAAATTCGCGAAGTCGATCGCCCCGAGATCGGCCCGCAAGATGTCTTGCTGGAAGTCTCCCACGTCGGCGTCTGCGGCAGCGATCTCCATCAGTGGACCGCCCATCATTCTTGGCCGGTGAACTACCCCGTGGTTCTCGGCCATGAATTTGGTGGCCACGTCGCGGAGATCGGAAACGACGTGGAGGGCTGGAAAGAGGGTGATCGCGTGGTCAGCGAAACGGCCGCGATCATCGATTCCAACAACCCGATGTCACGGCGTGGCCTCTACAACTTGGACCCCACACGAAAGGGGTTCGGCTACGGCGTTGACGGGGCAATGACTCGCTATGTTCGCGTTCCTTCCCGCATTCTGCATCGTGTCCCCGACTCACTCGCGTTCGAACACGCTTGTCTGACCGAACCGTGCTGCGTCGCTTACAACGCAGTCGTTCGCAACGCACGCATTGAACCGGGCGATCGAGTTGTCGTGATGGGTCCCGGCACGATCGGCATCCTATGTGCCGCCATGGCCCGACTGTGCGGTGCCGAGGTGGCTTTGGTCGGGCTGGAATCCGATTGCCACCGACTCAACATCGCGGTGGAACATTACGGTTGCCAAGGCATTGTCGGTGATCCATCCGGATGGGCCAACGAACGTGATGGACTGGGATGCGACGGCGTGATCGATGCGGCCGGATCCAGTGCCACGCTGGAGATCGCCATGCAAGTTGTGCGACCAGCGGGATGGATCAGCAAAGTCGGCTGGGGCCCGCAACCGCTCGGCTACAACCTGGATCCACTGGTTCAAAAGAATGTGACCTTGCAAGGAAGCTTCAGCCACAACTGGCCCATCTGGGAACGCGTCTTGGCACTGCTCACCAGCGGACAACTGAACGTTCAACCGATCATCGGCGGGATCTGGCCCATCGACCAGTGGCAAACCGCCTTCGAAAAAATGCACCGTGGCGAAGTCGTCAAATCAGTCCTTCAACCCATCTGA
- a CDS encoding metallophosphoesterase family protein: MTIRVLCFSDLHRDQDAAKRLVELADQADLVLGAGDFANRHEGLSDTLALLQSITQPTVLVPGNGETVEELREATVNWKSAMVLHGEGCEIELQTGSVPVWGVGGGIPVTPFGDWSYDFDEEQATEMLAGCPEGAILITHSPALDTVDHDTAGRVRGSQAIRDAILAKKPRFAVCGHIHSDWERQVTLGSTPILNAGPRGVFVDVPK; this comes from the coding sequence ATGACCATCCGCGTGCTTTGTTTCAGTGACCTGCATCGTGACCAGGATGCCGCCAAGCGACTGGTGGAACTTGCCGATCAAGCGGACTTGGTGTTGGGTGCCGGTGACTTTGCCAACCGGCACGAAGGTTTGTCTGATACGCTCGCTCTCCTGCAATCAATCACACAACCCACGGTGCTGGTTCCCGGCAACGGGGAGACGGTCGAAGAGCTGCGCGAGGCAACCGTGAATTGGAAGTCCGCGATGGTGCTGCACGGAGAAGGATGTGAGATCGAACTGCAGACGGGTTCCGTCCCGGTGTGGGGCGTGGGCGGGGGCATCCCCGTGACTCCGTTTGGTGACTGGAGCTACGACTTCGATGAAGAACAAGCCACGGAGATGCTGGCGGGGTGTCCCGAGGGAGCGATCTTGATCACGCATTCACCAGCCCTGGACACCGTTGATCACGACACTGCGGGACGTGTCCGCGGAAGCCAAGCCATTCGCGACGCGATCCTGGCGAAGAAGCCACGGTTCGCTGTTTGTGGTCACATTCACAGCGATTGGGAACGCCAGGTGACGTTGGGATCGACGCCGATCTTGAACGCTGGACCACGCGGGGTTTTCGTCGACGTCCCCAAGTAG
- a CDS encoding SGNH/GDSL hydrolase family protein, translated as MSSRRSVTSAPSKRKQLPRFTAAITACLLLISFPSKPIFADESDIDLLATSRIAVVGDSITQAGHYVSFLSYQLHTQSPGRSFDIYPLGLSSETVSGLSENGHAGGKFPRPCLFERFERLLTKVKPDVLIACYGMNDGIYQPLSDDRFAAFQNGIRKMIDQAKQAGVKKIYLVTPPIYDYQPTDDSFNYDTVLSAYARWEMELDIPDVTVIDLHTAMRAARKERDQPFSKDKVHPNEEGHWLMAQTIASALGSPDTTTTLAEAKADPVFASIDAIRNLRWKAWMNHIGYTREKTYPPQPLGETEALAKKQQGMLFQLLRQ; from the coding sequence ATGTCCAGCCGTCGGTCAGTCACTTCAGCTCCAAGCAAACGCAAACAACTCCCCCGGTTCACTGCCGCCATCACGGCTTGCTTGCTCCTGATCAGCTTCCCATCCAAGCCAATCTTTGCGGACGAATCCGACATTGATTTGCTGGCCACCTCACGAATTGCGGTGGTGGGTGACAGCATCACACAAGCCGGCCACTACGTTTCCTTTTTGTCGTATCAACTGCACACTCAGTCGCCTGGTCGCAGCTTCGACATTTACCCTCTGGGCTTGTCCAGCGAAACCGTCTCGGGACTGAGTGAAAACGGGCACGCAGGTGGCAAGTTTCCACGGCCCTGCTTGTTCGAACGATTCGAGCGTTTGCTGACCAAAGTCAAGCCAGACGTTTTGATCGCGTGCTATGGAATGAACGACGGGATCTACCAACCGCTTTCCGACGATCGATTCGCGGCATTCCAAAACGGCATCCGCAAGATGATCGATCAAGCTAAGCAAGCTGGTGTGAAAAAGATCTATCTCGTCACACCACCCATCTACGATTACCAGCCCACCGACGACTCGTTCAATTACGACACCGTGCTCAGCGCCTACGCACGCTGGGAAATGGAACTGGACATCCCCGACGTCACCGTCATCGACTTGCACACCGCGATGCGAGCCGCCAGGAAAGAACGCGACCAACCATTTTCAAAAGACAAGGTGCACCCCAACGAGGAAGGGCATTGGTTGATGGCGCAAACCATCGCATCGGCATTGGGGTCCCCCGACACAACCACGACGCTGGCGGAAGCGAAAGCGGATCCCGTGTTCGCATCGATCGATGCGATCCGCAACCTTCGCTGGAAAGCCTGGATGAACCACATCGGCTACACGCGAGAAAAGACCTACCCGCCCCAACCACTCGGTGAAACGGAAGCACTTGCCAAGAAACAACAAGGCATGCTTTTCCAGCTTCTCCGGCAATGA
- a CDS encoding sugar phosphate isomerase/epimerase family protein, translated as MPQLAAFPKAYMTALCKDGLMKLAEWFELASTLDVQGLEFYAGFLELENQSNWPSLRQQVEDLGMVIPMLCCSPDFTHPDQAFRDAQIQQQMRWIEMTETLGGSYCRVLSGQRRPELSTDEGIRLAADCITQCLPYAADRGITLILENHYKDDFWEYPEFAQSMDVFCDLVNAIDHPNFGVNYDPSNAFLAGDDPLELLRRVSHRVVTMHASDRFLIEGTLEDLRAEEGGSVGYAQRLRHGEIGKGLNDYDAIFRELKSKGFDSWISIEDGVDGIDQLRRSADFLRGKIAEHWNGFN; from the coding sequence ATGCCTCAACTGGCCGCGTTTCCCAAAGCCTACATGACCGCGTTGTGCAAAGACGGTTTGATGAAGCTGGCCGAGTGGTTTGAGCTTGCGTCGACACTGGATGTGCAAGGCCTGGAGTTCTACGCCGGGTTTCTTGAACTGGAAAACCAAAGCAACTGGCCCTCGCTTCGCCAACAAGTCGAAGACCTCGGGATGGTCATTCCCATGCTGTGTTGCTCGCCCGATTTCACTCACCCCGATCAAGCCTTCCGCGACGCTCAGATTCAACAGCAAATGCGTTGGATCGAAATGACGGAGACGCTGGGTGGCAGCTACTGCCGAGTGCTCAGCGGACAACGACGTCCGGAACTGTCGACCGACGAAGGCATCCGCTTGGCGGCCGACTGCATCACCCAGTGCCTCCCCTATGCCGCCGATCGTGGAATCACACTGATACTCGAGAATCACTACAAGGATGACTTTTGGGAGTACCCTGAATTTGCTCAATCGATGGACGTGTTTTGTGACCTGGTGAATGCCATCGATCACCCGAATTTCGGCGTCAACTACGACCCCAGCAATGCCTTCTTGGCTGGTGACGATCCACTGGAATTGCTTCGTCGCGTGTCTCACCGCGTCGTCACCATGCACGCCAGCGATCGCTTCCTGATCGAAGGCACGCTCGAGGACTTGCGTGCCGAAGAAGGTGGATCGGTCGGCTACGCCCAACGACTTCGGCATGGCGAAATCGGCAAAGGCCTGAATGACTATGATGCCATCTTCCGCGAATTGAAATCAAAAGGATTTGATTCCTGGATCAGCATCGAAGACGGGGTGGATGGCATCGACCAACTTCGCCGCAGCGCTGATTTCTTGCGCGGCAAAATTGCCGAGCACTGGAATGGATTCAACTGA
- a CDS encoding TIGR03960 family B12-binding radical SAM protein, with protein MIHHELRRKLESRVLPHVQTPAQYVGGERNIVVKDHRKLRGKIAVGFPDAYTIGMSHHGLQVLYSMINRRDDWCAERVFMPWPDMEAKLREHHLPLYTLETFTPLNEFDVIGLSLQYEISSPNVLTMVDLGGLPLDAVDRTMADPLLVAGGPCCQNPEPMADVFDVMVTGDGEPALPEICDLWISLREEVRLPDGTYATGEEGRKQREEALARVAQQLPYAYVPRFYEPQYSDNNRIGSIVRTRDDVPETIAPSVISDLDGMPLPTEPIVPYVNCVHDRIAIEIMRGCPHLCRFCQSTVIKRPLRIREVDTIVDAALESYRSTGFNEISILSLSSSDYPHFAELVKRLHEVFVPLDVNISVPSLRVNDQLRTLPELLGSTRRKSLTLAPEVARDDMRQQIRKKIKNSDLIEGCRAAFQNGFESVKLYFMCGLPGERPVDLDGIVDLAETISTVGKEVNGRYARVTASVSNFVPKSHTPYQWNGMQSREYFQWAHSYLWKRRKIRSVNIKCHDIETSLLEGVISRGDRRTGKAIRLAWERGARMDGWTEHLDADRWWQSIQDAGIDIDQQVHQKYEMMDKLPWDHVNVKFGRAYLEKEQSRATVQLTDMANAT; from the coding sequence ATGATTCATCACGAACTCCGACGAAAACTCGAATCACGCGTTTTGCCGCACGTGCAAACGCCGGCTCAGTACGTCGGTGGGGAACGCAATATCGTTGTCAAAGACCATCGCAAACTTCGCGGGAAAATCGCCGTTGGGTTCCCTGACGCGTACACGATCGGGATGAGCCACCACGGGTTGCAAGTGCTCTATTCGATGATCAATCGGCGGGACGATTGGTGTGCGGAGCGAGTCTTCATGCCTTGGCCGGACATGGAAGCGAAACTGCGTGAGCATCACTTGCCGCTGTACACGCTGGAAACGTTCACGCCGCTGAACGAGTTTGACGTGATCGGGTTGTCGCTGCAGTACGAAATCAGTTCGCCGAATGTGTTGACGATGGTCGACCTGGGCGGCCTGCCGCTGGACGCGGTTGATCGAACGATGGCGGATCCGTTGTTGGTCGCGGGAGGGCCGTGTTGTCAGAATCCCGAACCGATGGCCGACGTCTTCGATGTGATGGTGACTGGCGATGGTGAACCGGCACTGCCTGAAATCTGTGACTTGTGGATCAGTCTTCGCGAAGAGGTTCGCTTGCCCGATGGAACGTATGCGACCGGCGAAGAGGGCCGGAAACAACGCGAAGAAGCCTTGGCCCGCGTCGCCCAACAATTGCCGTACGCCTATGTGCCCCGGTTCTACGAGCCCCAGTATTCGGACAACAACCGAATTGGATCGATTGTCCGAACGCGAGACGACGTGCCAGAAACGATCGCACCCAGCGTGATCAGTGACTTGGATGGCATGCCGTTGCCAACCGAGCCCATTGTTCCATATGTCAACTGCGTGCACGACCGAATCGCGATCGAGATCATGCGTGGTTGCCCGCACCTGTGCCGGTTCTGTCAGAGCACGGTCATCAAACGCCCGCTGCGAATTCGGGAGGTCGACACGATCGTCGACGCCGCGCTGGAGAGCTACCGCAGCACAGGCTTCAACGAGATCAGCATTCTGTCGCTCTCCAGCAGTGACTACCCGCACTTTGCGGAGCTTGTGAAGCGGCTGCATGAAGTCTTTGTGCCGCTGGATGTGAACATCAGTGTGCCGAGTTTGCGAGTCAACGACCAACTGCGAACGCTGCCGGAATTGCTGGGAAGCACCCGGCGGAAATCGCTGACGTTGGCACCCGAAGTGGCTCGGGATGACATGCGGCAGCAGATTCGCAAGAAGATCAAGAACAGCGATTTGATCGAGGGATGCCGGGCGGCATTCCAGAACGGTTTCGAAAGCGTGAAGCTGTACTTCATGTGCGGTTTGCCGGGGGAACGTCCGGTCGATTTGGACGGCATCGTGGACTTGGCGGAAACGATTTCCACGGTCGGCAAAGAGGTCAATGGTCGGTACGCCCGAGTCACGGCCAGCGTCTCAAATTTCGTCCCGAAATCGCACACACCGTATCAATGGAACGGGATGCAGTCTCGCGAATACTTCCAGTGGGCACACAGCTACCTTTGGAAACGCCGCAAAATTCGCAGCGTGAACATCAAGTGTCACGACATCGAAACAAGCTTGTTGGAAGGCGTGATCAGCCGCGGCGACCGGCGAACCGGAAAGGCCATTCGGCTGGCTTGGGAACGCGGGGCTCGCATGGATGGCTGGACCGAACACCTGGATGCCGATCGTTGGTGGCAATCGATCCAGGACGCTGGCATTGATATCGATCAACAGGTGCATCAGAAGTACGAGATGATGGACAAGCTCCCCTGGGATCACGTCAACGTGAAGTTCGGGCGTGCTTACCTCGAAAAAGAACAGTCTCGTGCCACCGTTCAGTTGACCGACATGGCCAACGCGACGTAG